From one Paenibacillus sp. FSL K6-1330 genomic stretch:
- a CDS encoding DUF6483 family protein, producing the protein MFRRDYLVRLIEDMTQMIAKVFSLKQERKHTEALWELDELFKRQFRLNSDLLRSLSAADIEQLFRIHGYLEADKLQSAVRLMEEEASLLLDLEREEEAVMLYTKVFQLYLKSALQGADLKLIGLTERIGMVRERLRSYALPETAMRDYYAYTEQQGMYAEAENTLYQLLDNGKMEYSEAVQFYQRLQLKLPEDLAKGGLPLEEVHEGMDELNRRFPHTAVNGDKSFT; encoded by the coding sequence ATGTTTCGCAGGGATTATCTCGTGCGGCTAATTGAGGATATGACACAGATGATTGCCAAGGTGTTTTCGCTGAAGCAGGAGCGCAAGCACACAGAAGCCCTATGGGAGCTGGATGAGCTCTTCAAACGGCAGTTCCGGTTGAATTCGGATCTGCTTCGCTCATTGTCCGCTGCCGATATTGAACAGTTATTTCGGATTCATGGTTATTTGGAAGCGGACAAGCTGCAAAGCGCCGTCAGGCTTATGGAAGAGGAAGCATCCCTGCTGCTTGACCTGGAGCGTGAAGAAGAGGCTGTTATGCTCTATACCAAGGTTTTTCAGCTATATTTGAAGTCAGCCCTGCAAGGAGCGGATCTCAAACTGATCGGGTTGACGGAACGGATCGGTATGGTGAGAGAACGTTTAAGGTCATACGCATTGCCTGAGACGGCGATGCGGGATTACTATGCATATACGGAGCAGCAGGGGATGTACGCGGAAGCGGAGAACACCCTTTACCAACTGCTGGATAACGGCAAGATGGAATATAGTGAAGCCGTACAGTTCTATCAAAGATTGCAGCTGAAGCTGCCCGAGGATTTGGCGAAGGGCGGGCTTCCGCTGGAGGAAGTCCACGAAGGAATGGATGAGCTTAACCGTCGTTTTCCACATACAGCGGTAAACGGTGACAAGTCGTTTACCTAA